In Legionella spiritensis, the following proteins share a genomic window:
- the rnr gene encoding ribonuclease R — translation MNKKHKDPFYKREKEKYKLPIPSRELIMKVLEEYGRPISRNQLIEKLDICEHEQEPLGFRLKAMVRDGQLMQDRRGRFCLLGRINLVRGTIQGHPDGFGFFIPDAGGDDMVLSAKDMKAVMNGDVVLAYQSGVDRRGRPEGRIHEVIEHANATVVGRFFTEHGVGFLIPDNKRLTQDISIPMEFAGGAQNGQVVLAEVIAFPTRRNQAIGKIIHILGDHMAPGMEIEVAIHAHGIPAHWPEDVLREVSRIPQHVNENDIAGRTDLRHLSFVTIDGEDARDFDDAVYCYRKPKGGFQLFVAIADVSHYVAMDSALDQEAARRGNSVYFPGQVVPMLPEALSNGICSLNPQVDRLSLVAEMAISADGKITRSRFYRAVFHSHARLTYTQVGRWLAGQRCDTEYEALWPMIESLHDLYKTLHQARKIRGAMDFDTTETSIQFDAQRKIERIVPVIRNDAHRLIEECMLAANVAVARFLEKAKIPVLYRVHPAPEEDKIIALRQFLGELGLTLGGGKKPTPKDFQKTLATVGDRPEKHLIETVMLRSLKQAQYIESNDGHFGLAYSAYTHFTSPIRRYPDLLIHRAIGHLIDDSAGEAFVYSEDDMNRYGKHCSMTERRADDATREVVSWLKCEYMQDKLGQVFQGTISAVTGFGIFVELDDIYVEGLVHVTSLRNDYYSFDAVKHRLVGERGGHVYRLGDKMTVLVARVDLDERKIDFEPVENEAVND, via the coding sequence GTGAATAAAAAACACAAAGATCCTTTTTATAAAAGGGAAAAGGAAAAATACAAATTACCAATCCCCAGCCGTGAGTTGATCATGAAGGTGCTGGAAGAATATGGTCGTCCGATCTCTCGTAATCAACTTATTGAGAAACTGGATATTTGCGAGCATGAGCAGGAGCCGCTGGGCTTTCGCCTCAAGGCGATGGTAAGAGACGGCCAGCTTATGCAGGATCGTCGGGGGCGTTTTTGTCTTCTTGGCCGTATTAACCTGGTGAGAGGCACGATTCAAGGCCATCCGGACGGGTTTGGTTTTTTTATTCCCGACGCGGGTGGCGATGATATGGTGCTGTCCGCCAAGGACATGAAAGCCGTGATGAACGGTGATGTGGTGCTCGCTTATCAGAGCGGCGTGGACAGGCGTGGCCGGCCGGAAGGGCGAATCCACGAAGTGATTGAGCACGCTAACGCGACGGTGGTCGGCCGGTTTTTTACCGAACACGGTGTTGGTTTCCTGATTCCTGATAATAAGAGGTTGACTCAGGATATTTCCATTCCAATGGAATTTGCCGGCGGCGCCCAGAATGGTCAGGTGGTGCTGGCGGAAGTCATTGCCTTTCCGACCAGACGAAATCAGGCCATTGGCAAAATCATTCATATTTTGGGAGACCATATGGCTCCCGGCATGGAAATAGAAGTGGCCATCCATGCCCATGGTATCCCGGCACATTGGCCGGAAGATGTATTAAGAGAGGTATCCCGAATCCCGCAGCATGTTAATGAGAATGACATAGCGGGACGGACCGATTTGCGGCATTTGTCGTTTGTGACCATAGACGGTGAGGATGCCAGGGATTTTGACGATGCGGTGTATTGTTACCGGAAACCCAAGGGCGGGTTCCAATTGTTTGTGGCTATTGCCGATGTCAGTCATTATGTGGCTATGGATTCCGCTTTGGATCAGGAAGCTGCCAGGCGGGGAAATTCCGTATATTTTCCCGGCCAGGTTGTGCCGATGTTACCCGAGGCTTTATCCAACGGTATTTGTTCCTTAAATCCGCAAGTCGACCGACTCAGTCTGGTGGCTGAAATGGCCATCAGCGCCGACGGAAAAATAACCCGCTCGCGGTTTTATCGTGCGGTTTTTCATTCCCATGCCCGATTAACCTACACCCAGGTGGGCCGGTGGCTTGCCGGGCAGCGGTGCGATACGGAATATGAGGCGTTGTGGCCAATGATCGAATCATTGCACGACCTTTATAAAACGCTGCACCAGGCCAGAAAAATCCGTGGCGCCATGGATTTTGACACCACCGAAACCAGTATTCAATTTGATGCCCAGCGCAAGATAGAGCGTATCGTACCGGTCATCCGAAACGATGCGCATCGTTTGATCGAGGAATGTATGCTGGCGGCGAATGTTGCAGTAGCGCGTTTTCTGGAAAAAGCCAAAATTCCTGTTCTGTATCGTGTTCATCCGGCTCCGGAAGAAGACAAAATCATAGCGCTCAGGCAATTTTTGGGCGAATTGGGGCTGACTTTGGGCGGAGGTAAAAAACCGACGCCCAAAGACTTTCAAAAAACGCTGGCGACAGTTGGGGACAGGCCGGAAAAACATTTGATTGAAACGGTGATGTTACGCTCATTAAAACAGGCGCAGTATATTGAAAGCAATGACGGGCATTTCGGTCTGGCTTACAGTGCCTATACCCATTTTACCTCGCCCATACGCCGTTATCCTGATTTACTGATCCATCGGGCGATTGGCCATCTGATTGACGATAGCGCCGGGGAAGCCTTTGTTTACAGCGAAGACGATATGAACCGGTACGGCAAGCATTGCTCCATGACCGAGCGGCGAGCGGACGATGCTACCCGGGAAGTGGTCTCCTGGCTTAAGTGTGAATACATGCAGGACAAGCTGGGGCAGGTATTTCAAGGCACGATCTCGGCCGTTACCGGGTTTGGTATCTTTGTGGAACTGGATGATATTTATGTGGAAGGGCTGGTTCACGTCACGTCGTTACGCAATGACTATTACTCTTTTGACGCGGTGAAACATCGCCTGGTCGGGGAGCGCGGCGGACATGTCTATCGTTTGGGCGATAAAATGACGGTTCTGGTCGCCCGGGTCGATCTCGATGAGCGGAAAATCGATTTTGAACCGGTCGAAAACGAGGCTGTGAATGACTGA
- a CDS encoding transporter substrate-binding domain-containing protein, with amino-acid sequence MRWSLLVLSLFLNNCLFAQKVIIGTMPDHPPFSMLADDHSHFYGFEIDLMEAVCNRANLQCEYVAMEFKDLFIQLKAGNITLAVATIDITEERAGKFLFSIPYLCSKVQYMTTMSAPIYSIPQLVDKRIGILKGSDLKMIVFQQLNGKATVFDYPTASLLVDALGHNNLDAVLMDGGTAQYWADNNANMFKLVGPRIFMDTGYGIMANKNQSQLINAIDKALLSMENDGTYLQIFTRYFSEISN; translated from the coding sequence GTGCGATGGTCTTTGCTAGTATTATCCTTGTTTTTAAACAATTGTCTATTTGCGCAAAAGGTTATCATCGGCACCATGCCGGATCACCCGCCTTTCAGCATGCTCGCCGATGACCACTCCCATTTTTATGGTTTTGAAATTGATTTGATGGAAGCCGTCTGCAATCGTGCCAACCTGCAATGCGAATATGTGGCCATGGAATTTAAGGACTTGTTCATACAATTAAAAGCCGGGAACATTACCCTGGCTGTCGCCACCATAGACATTACCGAAGAACGCGCCGGGAAGTTTCTGTTCAGTATCCCCTATCTATGCAGCAAGGTGCAATATATGACGACCATGTCAGCGCCCATTTATTCCATACCGCAACTCGTTGACAAACGAATTGGCATCTTAAAAGGTTCGGATTTAAAAATGATTGTTTTTCAGCAGCTTAATGGCAAAGCGACTGTGTTTGACTACCCAACCGCCTCGTTGCTTGTTGACGCGCTGGGCCATAACAATCTGGACGCCGTTCTGATGGATGGAGGAACCGCGCAATACTGGGCGGATAATAATGCCAATATGTTCAAACTGGTAGGCCCCAGAATTTTTATGGATACCGGCTACGGTATTATGGCCAATAAAAATCAAAGCCAACTTATCAACGCGATTGATAAAGCCTTACTGTCTATGGAAAACGACGGAACCTACCTGCAAATTTTTACCAGGTACTTCAGTGAGATATCCAATTAA
- a CDS encoding DUF4254 domain-containing protein, with the protein MTSIIDAIEPLHRNCIISWKQSGISYSFHDFLGLVEENHAFNYQLWHAEDRARRDDMGFEFVYRAKRDIDHFNQQRNNRMEAMDEWLVQSLRPVASAQCPVHSETPGMMIDRLSILALKAYHMNLQAERPDASLEHRQTCRQKFTVIIAQQQQLLACLRQLIKDVEAGQRTFRVYHQFKMYNDPTLNPELYSS; encoded by the coding sequence ATGACCTCTATCATCGACGCCATTGAACCCCTGCACCGTAACTGTATTATTTCCTGGAAACAAAGCGGCATCAGCTACTCTTTCCATGATTTTTTAGGGTTGGTGGAAGAAAACCACGCCTTTAATTATCAGTTATGGCACGCCGAAGATCGGGCGAGGCGGGATGATATGGGCTTTGAATTCGTCTATCGCGCCAAGCGCGACATTGATCATTTCAACCAACAACGCAATAATCGTATGGAAGCTATGGACGAATGGCTGGTTCAATCGCTGCGACCGGTCGCCTCGGCCCAGTGCCCTGTGCACTCCGAAACACCGGGGATGATGATTGATCGCCTGTCCATCCTGGCCCTGAAAGCCTACCACATGAATCTGCAGGCCGAACGTCCCGACGCGTCTTTGGAGCACCGGCAAACCTGTCGGCAAAAATTCACGGTGATCATCGCCCAGCAACAACAATTACTGGCTTGTCTGCGTCAGTTAATCAAGGACGTAGAAGCCGGACAACGAACGTTCCGAGTTTATCATCAATTTAAAATGTACAACGATCCTACATTAAACCCCGAATTGTATTCGAGCTGA
- a CDS encoding AAA family ATPase, which yields MDTKSRRMAKRLHDLRLIYALYGALDGLSNSYSFLKYWIDLALTNSDLSSSDVMHELLLTPAGIAVAATESITLITLAMLGNYFDDKDKNRFKRYIATVWPYLRDVIKGSKNTYKGLRSTLQMMNVLGGPDLNSMLVPASLCLGAVAILNRLWMRRMQKNRKDMMKANAVLLAKIQDAHQLTEEECLRYRKQLQLQSKNTRIAAFGSVALGAVIDSLYLFVGTMFLAPVAWPLFVMMVAFSAIYAVSLIATRLYEEYDYQRKLLITEAKVELALSNKELGPQIVELLRELQGISKQLAKLSDSKEDLLIRADLEELQTQILQELDEKKGVLNAKRQRLQSLSTLSYSSALLVGAKNGLAAYSAVASLLFTTATILLLTSTPFPPLLLIVGVSLGMACLLGFIIHSLIKNYIHNSRQKKKQEHEPYERLEDILKTLKSGIPDVEELNLDVEIDSILENGMVVDPSPQFFFQEWFEVVRSFFSGLGKGSKSVDYTMNPFQERDEQGHYHDTPIMLGVTVFSSLVYSLALALNALTRGFGRTPPDQVDVPAKDVKKSASFGREEDKDQPDIEPYIDEPELLPLVPSADSSIRESGPASEPTPDSQRPKIPRSFSLSFFPPLATSKTSKKTYSKDDIGIGMKPKQVDVVSSNTIRGLM from the coding sequence ATGGATACGAAAAGCCGACGCATGGCAAAACGTCTGCATGATTTGCGGCTTATTTATGCCCTTTATGGCGCGCTGGATGGCTTAAGTAATTCCTACAGTTTCCTCAAATACTGGATAGACCTTGCTCTGACCAATAGTGATCTTTCCTCTTCCGATGTCATGCATGAATTGCTGTTGACCCCGGCCGGTATTGCCGTGGCTGCAACGGAAAGCATCACCCTGATCACCTTGGCCATGCTGGGCAATTATTTTGACGATAAGGACAAAAATCGTTTCAAGCGCTATATTGCCACGGTATGGCCTTATCTTCGCGATGTGATTAAGGGATCCAAAAACACCTACAAAGGCTTGCGCAGCACCTTGCAAATGATGAACGTGCTGGGCGGGCCTGATCTGAATTCCATGCTGGTTCCCGCGTCATTGTGTCTTGGCGCGGTGGCCATTTTAAATCGCCTGTGGATGCGGCGCATGCAAAAAAACCGCAAAGACATGATGAAGGCGAACGCGGTATTGCTGGCAAAGATTCAGGATGCCCACCAACTCACTGAGGAAGAGTGCCTGCGGTATCGCAAGCAATTACAATTGCAAAGTAAAAATACCCGAATCGCCGCGTTTGGTTCGGTTGCGCTGGGTGCTGTGATTGACAGCCTTTATCTATTTGTCGGTACGATGTTTCTTGCCCCCGTTGCCTGGCCGCTGTTTGTGATGATGGTGGCGTTTTCCGCCATTTACGCAGTTAGCCTGATTGCAACCCGCCTTTATGAAGAATACGACTATCAGCGCAAGTTGTTAATTACCGAAGCGAAAGTGGAGCTGGCTTTAAGCAATAAAGAGCTGGGTCCCCAGATAGTCGAGTTATTGCGTGAGCTTCAGGGTATTTCAAAACAGCTCGCCAAGTTGTCTGATAGCAAAGAGGATCTGTTAATACGGGCAGATCTGGAAGAGCTGCAAACGCAAATCCTTCAGGAACTCGACGAGAAAAAAGGGGTTCTCAACGCAAAACGCCAGCGCTTGCAATCCCTGTCCACGTTATCTTATTCCTCTGCCCTGTTAGTCGGTGCTAAAAACGGCCTGGCCGCTTATTCGGCCGTTGCCAGCCTTCTGTTTACTACCGCAACGATTTTATTGCTGACGTCAACGCCTTTCCCGCCCCTGCTTCTGATTGTTGGTGTCTCGCTGGGCATGGCTTGTCTTCTCGGATTTATTATTCATTCCCTGATCAAAAATTATATTCATAATTCCCGGCAAAAGAAAAAGCAGGAGCATGAGCCGTATGAACGGTTAGAGGACATACTCAAAACGCTGAAAAGCGGTATTCCCGATGTCGAGGAGCTGAATCTGGATGTGGAAATTGATTCAATCCTTGAGAATGGCATGGTGGTTGATCCGTCTCCGCAATTCTTTTTCCAGGAATGGTTTGAAGTGGTACGTTCCTTTTTCTCAGGCCTTGGAAAAGGGTCCAAATCGGTGGACTATACCATGAATCCTTTTCAGGAGCGGGATGAGCAGGGGCATTATCACGATACGCCGATTATGCTGGGTGTTACGGTATTCAGTTCGCTGGTTTATTCTCTGGCTCTGGCCTTGAACGCGTTGACTCGAGGTTTTGGCCGTACGCCGCCTGATCAGGTTGATGTTCCTGCCAAAGATGTAAAAAAATCAGCCAGCTTTGGCAGGGAGGAAGATAAAGATCAGCCGGATATCGAACCTTATATCGATGAGCCGGAATTGCTTCCCCTTGTTCCTTCGGCTGATTCGTCGATAAGGGAATCAGGGCCTGCCAGCGAGCCGACGCCTGATTCCCAACGTCCGAAGATCCCCCGCTCATTTTCCCTTTCCTTTTTCCCTCCCCTGGCAACAAGCAAGACAAGTAAAAAAACCTATAGCAAAGATGATATCGGTATCGGTATGAAACCGAAACAGGTTGATGTCGTCAGCTCGAATACAATTCGGGGTTTAATGTAG
- a CDS encoding branched-chain amino acid transport system II carrier protein, whose translation MQQQKSIFIYGFAIFAMFFGSGNLVFPLQIGYASGTGWIYGFIGLLLTGICLPLMGLFVIKLHQGNYRSFFNEAGSFAGVFLPLVLLSLLGSFGVVPRCITVAYGSVSYLLPQIPLGLFSLLFCIVTFFCCINDRIMINVLGKWMSPILLLILMVLIGMAIFKAPVTTTGIKPYASLSNGFFSGYQTMDLFAAFFFSALIFNQIQQQLQNASHKDVIRYALKPSLLGAGLLALVYYGFVFLGAHYAPMLQGVKPELMLPAIAVNTFGNQATLLMGLAMLFSCLTTAVALNNLFARYLQSSLKMSERQFYLILAGTTGISFIISLLDFKGIGAFLAPILQITYPGIIALTIMGLIMRKHRRLKMAVFYLITLFVAIASLAMTSTSS comes from the coding sequence ATGCAGCAACAAAAATCGATTTTCATCTATGGTTTTGCCATTTTCGCCATGTTTTTTGGCTCCGGAAATCTGGTCTTTCCCTTGCAGATTGGCTACGCGTCCGGTACAGGCTGGATTTATGGGTTTATAGGTCTGCTGTTGACCGGTATTTGCCTGCCATTGATGGGATTGTTCGTGATCAAGTTACATCAGGGCAACTACCGCTCCTTTTTTAACGAAGCGGGATCGTTCGCAGGCGTGTTTCTACCACTGGTTTTACTTTCCCTGCTCGGCTCGTTTGGTGTCGTTCCCCGTTGTATTACCGTCGCTTACGGCAGCGTCAGTTATTTACTGCCGCAAATTCCTCTGGGGCTATTCAGTCTGCTCTTTTGCATCGTCACCTTTTTCTGCTGCATTAATGATCGGATCATGATCAACGTATTAGGAAAATGGATGAGCCCGATTCTTCTGCTTATCCTGATGGTCTTGATTGGCATGGCCATTTTCAAGGCGCCAGTGACCACCACTGGAATCAAGCCTTACGCCTCCTTATCAAACGGGTTTTTCTCCGGTTATCAAACCATGGACTTATTTGCAGCGTTTTTCTTCTCCGCGCTGATCTTTAATCAAATCCAGCAGCAACTACAAAACGCCAGCCACAAGGACGTTATCCGCTACGCACTCAAACCCAGCCTTTTGGGAGCAGGACTGCTGGCTTTGGTGTATTATGGCTTTGTTTTTCTGGGCGCGCATTACGCGCCCATGCTGCAAGGCGTCAAACCCGAACTGATGCTCCCGGCTATTGCCGTAAATACGTTCGGAAACCAGGCCACCCTGTTAATGGGTCTTGCCATGCTGTTTTCCTGCCTGACAACGGCTGTTGCCTTAAATAACCTCTTCGCGCGTTACCTGCAGTCGTCCCTGAAGATGAGCGAGCGTCAGTTCTATCTTATTCTTGCTGGCACAACGGGCATTTCCTTTATTATCTCCCTGCTCGATTTCAAAGGCATCGGCGCGTTTTTAGCGCCGATATTGCAGATCACCTATCCGGGCATTATCGCCTTGACGATCATGGGATTAATCATGCGAAAACACCGCCGCTTAAAAATGGCAGTGTTTTATCTGATTACATTATTTGTTGCCATCGCCTCGCTGGCGATGACGTCTACCTCAAGTTAA